The following proteins are co-located in the Anaerolineae bacterium genome:
- a CDS encoding FHA domain-containing protein, with translation MADDVAKLMVKGGMAGQGRREILLAQDVTTLGRAPSCQVVIENDFASRRHAQIIKRDQLYWLKDLGSKNGTLLNNEPVTAEVLLSDGAEVRIGEAVFVFVDLAVTRTHPGVAVAAEILRVEASAREVWVHGQKLTPRLSLKQFDLLNYLYLRAGEAVSKDEIIAAVWPETETDAIYDYQVDKMVSRVRERIGKEWIETVWGYGYRLRLK, from the coding sequence ATGGCAGACGATGTAGCTAAATTGATGGTCAAAGGTGGGATGGCGGGGCAAGGCAGGCGGGAGATTCTGTTGGCCCAAGATGTGACCACGCTGGGCCGGGCACCAAGCTGCCAGGTAGTGATTGAGAATGATTTTGCCAGCCGTCGCCACGCGCAAATTATTAAACGAGACCAGCTTTACTGGCTCAAAGATTTGGGCAGCAAAAACGGGACGTTGTTAAACAATGAACCTGTGACTGCAGAGGTGCTTCTGAGCGACGGCGCCGAAGTTCGCATTGGTGAAGCCGTGTTTGTTTTTGTTGACCTGGCCGTAACCCGCACCCATCCAGGCGTGGCGGTTGCGGCGGAAATATTGCGGGTAGAGGCCAGCGCCCGCGAGGTGTGGGTGCACGGCCAAAAATTGACCCCCCGTTTATCTTTGAAGCAGTTCGATCTGTTGAATTATCTTTACCTGCGCGCCGGAGAAGCAGTCAGCAAGGATGAAATTATTGCGGCGGTTTGGCCGGAAACAGAAACAGACGCTATCTACGATTATCAGGTAGACAAAATGGTGAGCCGGGTGAGAGAGCGTATTGGGAAGGAGTGGATAGAGACGGTGTGGGGATATGGCTATCGGTTGCGGTTAAAGTAA